Proteins encoded by one window of Hylaeus volcanicus isolate JK05 chromosome 7, UHH_iyHylVolc1.0_haploid, whole genome shotgun sequence:
- the LOC128880147 gene encoding protein kibra isoform X2: protein MDRQCTLCVLVPAYQYRTYVDNYHQRLEHQWQQYTHRQRLCEHPYQEEQLYENVVSQYRMKMCYHNDYENDEQIQKFYWEQCYKHDDVDATAYYYCEYAKKEIYDVKQQRLCLAQDEYNHLNNALTTLGASRTSLCSSSSSLSTKYDPDLLKSDVALARSRVSRLKRELEQIRAEMNCTQRGVNTLASVEQKLSGHHGGCYNITEAQAIMTELRNIQKSLSSGEKEKAELMQSLAQLKDELTRLQLCEGSPEASTLSLPQEKLSTASQTDLSGELVPIGTRLAEMARMRLQYDEARKRIQHIQQQLADLEEKVTPGQTESDKDKLLLFQEKEQLLRELRSITPRTRTQQDMKKIQSEIRRLEQDLNNALELSNKTITDRVRLHEEKQLLLQQLRDALRSMAMLEGQLKTLSASTLSVSSSSSLGSLSTTSSKGSLSSGLSFTDIYGGPQCLGPVTSQQERPVDMVDLHRRVERLLRGSEQNNLVSTPSPGRSQPSLSPRSSLSSVSPPVSPLYENAPMGPPPAYEHIEMQRRQRQRASASSIVHLDENQLEDRLAELRLSQQQTPSQEQSCSSSQDRLKLVGGPHPPVELQSGNMSQGSGLGRPVASIQHQVPSQEPPPLSPISETPPPTEIRSRASSSGTNTRSVSAAVSDESVAGDSGVFEASNRRRLSGVIGDVDSLALGEMSLETAQVQIKLRYSVSDGLLHVGIERARNLAALFIPNNTQVYIKAALLPMQPPINHMCCTKPVVDLHKPTFGETFPIAVPLNKLYTKTLQVNVWCTGSESEECLGSAQVSLADFSPELPSVKWYNILSFRFMQPPDSPSTSTGNSTTVCISIAKQAKHDKQESDISVYRSGQNIKEESSDESTIISSQTSTLTRNQGCDELQTAISLRLEELANCLGSPEEEDENAGSESGSDDSDEEGIIVEFMMEDNVLEDVLEHEEDEELHEEAKQTQDKETNTECIFIPEQGKQRKLSAAGVAPNAIYDDRNSIVIKRSQTFSPSAAVSKNHYICRLNRSDSDSSMPLYRRGGPFQRNSVERRSLRWRRPSSALSCKTATKKGTNLPPTARTSLDLELDLQAQHARLSNLQDELTRLRELKQRLEQAREKGDTDFATWLLEDHKFQSFMAQAESGKSGKTAEDKRVEKMLKRTSKEIYKLRKTKAGKGKPDIISFKEKMAFFTRVNLNVPVLPPEDSSYENVSLPPLSFVQHKRYASEPISSESVATKLGAQGMSNVATWSNSVPSESASSMRGYGAVNINASVVGNLSEDILANSTNKSVNAKGRPAVAKLQCSENGQVETLKSTEENDNEEPRRYEYVVDRVLGVEV, encoded by the exons ACAATGCTCTAACAACTCTAGGTGCATCGCGTACTAGTT TGTGCTCCAGTTCAAGTTCACTAAGCACCAAGTACGATCCTGATCTTCTCAAGTCCGATGTGGCACTCGCGAGAAGTCGAGTTTCTCGACTAAAACGAGAACTGGAACAGATCAGAGCAGAAATGAACTGCACGCAACGGGGAGTAAACACCCTTGCAAG CGTGGAGCAAAAGCTAAGCGGACACCATGGAGGTTGTTATAACATCACAGAAGCCCAGGCAATTATGACAGAGCTCCGTAACATCCAAAAATCGTTGAGTTCAGGAGAGAAGGAAAAAGCTGAATTGATGCAGTCCCTGGCACAGCTTAAGGATGAGTTAACGAGATTGCAGCTCTGCGAAGGTAGTCCCGAGGCTAGCACGCTCAGTTTACCCCAAGAGAAACTCAGCACGGCGTCTCAAACGGATCTGTCAGGTGAATTGGTACCGATTGGCACTCGTTTAGCTGAGATGGCGCGAATGAGGTTACAGTACGACGAGGCAAGAAAGAGGATACAGCACATTCAACAGCAATTGGCGGATCTCGAAGAAAAAGTGACACCTGGCCAGACGGAAAGCGACAAAGATAAGCTATTGCTTTTCCAAGAGAAAGAACAATTACTCCGAGAACTcagaagcattacgccgcgtACTAGAACACAGCAAGATATGAAGAAGATCCAAAGCGAGATTCGTCGACTGGAACAAGACTTGAATAACGCGCTTGAATTGTCGAATAAAACCATCACCGACCGTGTGCGGCTTCACGAAGAGAAACAATTGTTACTGCAGCAATTGAGAGACGCCCTGCGTTCGATGGCAATGCTCGAAGGTCAATTAAAGACACTCAGCGCGAGCACACTTTCGGTGAGCAGCAGTTCTAGTCTTGGAAGTCTCAGTACGACCAGCAGTAAAGGCTCTCTGAGTTCTGGATTGAGTTTCACCGACATTTACGGCGGACCGCAGTGCTTGGGTCCCGTTACTTCGCAACAAGAACGTCCAGTTGATATGGTGGATCTACATAGACGCGTCGAGAGATTGCTCAGAGGTTCCGAACAAAATAATCTCGTTAGTACACCATCGCCTGGTAGGTCTCAGCCAAGTCTGTCGCCAAGATCCAGCCTTTCCAGCGTCAGTCCTCCTGTTTCGCCGCTCTATGAAAACGCTCCCATGGGACCACCGCCTGCCTACGAGCACATAGAAATGCAGAGGAGACAGCGTCAAAGAGCTTCAGCTTCTTCTATCGTTCACCTGGATGAAAACCAATTGGAGGATCGATTAGCAGAGCTCAGGCTCAGTCAGCAGCAAACGCCGTCGCAGGAACAGTCGTGCAGCAGCTCCCAAGACCGTCTCAAACTCGTCGGTGGCCCTCATCCTCCCGTCGAACTGCAGTCAGGAAATATGTCCCAGGGGAGCGGACTTGGCAGGCCTGTAGCTAGTATACAGCATCAAGTTCCGTCGCAAGAGCCACCACCTCTCTCGCCTATCAGCGAGACACCACCACCCACTGAAATACGATCGAGAGCTAGTAGTTCAGGCACAAACACCAGGTCCGTTTCAGCAGCAGTCTCGGACGAAAGCGTCGCGGGTGATTCAGGAGTCTTTGAAGCCTCCAATCGAAGAAGACTTTCAGGAGTGATCGGAGACGTTGACTCGTTGGCGCTTGGAGAGATGAGCTTGGAGACGGCGCAGGTCCAGATCAAGCTTAG ATACTCCGTAAGCGACGGTCTACTTCATGTTGGTATCGAACGTGCACGAAACCTGGCTGCACTTTTTATTCCTAACAACACGCAAGT gTACATCAAAGCTGCATTGCTTCCGATGCAACCACCTATTAATCACATGTGTTGTACAAAACCTGTCGTGGATTTGCACAAGCCAACCTTTGGTGAAACGTTCCCCATTGCTGTACCACTCAACAAACTGTATACGAAGACACTGCAAGTTAACGTTTGGTGTACAGGCAGTGAGTCTGAGGAGTGCTTG GGATCCGCCCAAGTATCCCTTGCAGACTTTAGTCCAGAATTGCCAAGCGTGAAATGGTACAATATACTGTCCTTCCGCTTTATGCAACCACCTGACAGCCCAAGCACGAGCACTGGCAACAGCACCACTGTCTGCATCAGCATAGCGAAACAAGCCAAACACGATAAACAAGAATCTGATATATCGGTGTATCGTAGCGGGCAAAACATTAAGGAGGAAAGCAGCGACGAGAGTACAATTATCAGTTCTCAGACGTCTACCTTGACGAGAAACCAAGGCTGCGACGAGCTACAAACAGCCATCTCGTTGAGGCTCGAGGAGTTGGCCAATTGCTTGGGAAGTCCCGAGGAAGAGGATGAAAATGCTGGTAGTGAAAGCGGAAGCGACGACAGCGACGAAGAGGGAATTATTGTGGAATTCATGATGGAAGATAACGTTTTAGAAGATGTATTAGAGCACGAG gaGGATGAAGAGTTACACGAGGAGGCCAAACAAACGCAGGATAAGGAAACCAACACCGAATGTATTTTCATCCCAGAACAGGGaaaacaaaggaaattatCAGCGGCTGGTGTCGCGCCCAATGCTATATACGACGATAGAAATTCTATTGTAATCAAGAGGAGCCAAACATTTTCACCTAGCGCTGCAGTTAGCAAAAATCATTATATTTGTCGA CTCAATCGGAGCGACAGCGACAGCAGCATGCCACTTTATCGCAGAGGCGGACCCTTCCAACGAAACTCAGTGGAAAGACGGTCTCTTCGATGGCGACGTCCTTCGTCCGCGCTTAGTTGTAAAACAGCCACGAAAAAAGGCACCAATTTACCACCCACTGCTAGAACCTCGTTGGATCTTGAATTAGATCTTCAAGCGCAGCACGCTAGACTGAGCAATCTCCAAGATGAGCTCACTCGATTGCGAGAACTGAAGCAAAGGTTAGAACAAGCGCGAGAGAAAGGAGACACCGATTTTGCAACTTGGCTGCTGGAAGATCACAAGTTCCAAAGCTTTATGGCACAAGCCGAAAGCGGAAAGAGCGGGAAGACTGCTGAGGATAAAAGAGTGGAAAAGATGTTGAAGAGGAcctcgaaagaaatttacaagCTACGGAAAACGAAAGCTGGAAAGGGCAAACCTGACATCATTTCTTTCAA GGAGAAAATGGCTTTCTTCACGCGTGTCAATCTCAATGTTCCTGTACTTCCACCTGAAGATTCATCGTACGAAAACGTATCATTGCCACCTCTGTCATTCGTCCAACACAAGAGATACGCCTCGGAGCCGATTAGCAGTGAATCCGTGGCTACTAAACTTGGTGCTCAGGGTATGTCGAATGTGGCCACATGGTCGAATAGTGTTCCCAGCGAGAGTGCATCCTCGATGAGAGGCTACGGTGCAGTAAACATAAACGCGAGTGTCGTTGGAAATTTAAGCGAAGATATTCTGGCCAACAGTACAAATAAATCCGTGAACGCGAAAGGTCGACCTGCCGTGGCGAAGCTGCAGTGCTCCGAAAACGGTCAAGTCGAGACCTTGAAATCAACAGAGGAGAACGATAACGAAGAACcaagaaggtacgaatacgtCGTCGACAGAGTTCTCGGTGTAGAAGTATAA